From the genome of Geobacter sp. SVR, one region includes:
- a CDS encoding MoxR family ATPase has protein sequence MLDTLCGDYLQGKEEVLRLSAIALLSGGHILIEDLPGLGKTTVALALAGSTGLSFGRVQCTSDLLPSDITGLSVFNREQGTFTFLPGPIFNNIVLLDEINRAMPRTQSAMLEAMEERRVTVEGVTHPLPDPFMVFATQNPSDQSGTFPLPESQLDRFLICTGIGYPPEKLEREIISGGGIRERIGEIVPVATAADILAARHAVAHEVYLSEKLVSYIHALVLATRSHRMIQTGLSTRAAISLARAARGAAFLEGRDFVAPEDVKGVAVAVCAHRLVMRPEHFGSDRGEVVRELLDDIALPLH, from the coding sequence ATGCTGGATACCTTGTGCGGGGACTATCTGCAGGGGAAGGAGGAGGTGCTGCGCCTGTCGGCCATCGCCCTCCTGTCCGGCGGACATATCCTGATCGAGGACCTGCCGGGACTGGGCAAGACCACCGTCGCCCTGGCGCTGGCCGGCAGTACCGGCCTCTCCTTTGGCCGGGTGCAATGCACCAGCGACCTGCTCCCCTCCGACATCACCGGTCTCTCTGTCTTCAACCGTGAACAGGGCACATTCACCTTTCTGCCGGGACCGATCTTCAACAATATCGTGCTTCTGGATGAGATCAACCGGGCCATGCCACGCACCCAGAGCGCGATGCTGGAAGCGATGGAGGAGCGGCGGGTAACAGTGGAGGGGGTGACTCACCCTCTGCCCGATCCCTTCATGGTGTTTGCCACCCAGAATCCCTCCGACCAGAGCGGCACCTTTCCGCTGCCGGAGTCCCAGCTCGACCGTTTCCTGATTTGCACCGGTATTGGCTATCCACCCGAAAAGCTTGAACGGGAGATCATTTCCGGAGGGGGTATCCGCGAACGGATCGGCGAGATCGTTCCGGTGGCGACCGCTGCCGATATCCTGGCTGCCCGGCACGCCGTTGCGCACGAGGTGTACCTGTCCGAAAAGCTGGTTTCCTATATACATGCGCTGGTACTTGCCACCCGCAGCCACCGAATGATTCAGACCGGCCTTTCCACGCGTGCCGCCATCAGCCTGGCACGGGCGGCCAGGGGAGCGGCGTTTCTGGAAGGGCGCGATTTTGTCGCACCCGAGGATGTGAAAGGTGTGGCCGTGGCGGTCTGTGCCCATCGTCTGGTCATGAGGCCGGAGCATTTCGGCTCCGACCGGGGAGAGGTCGTACGGGAACTGCTCGACGACATAGCGTTGCCTCTGCATTGA
- a CDS encoding HlyD family type I secretion periplasmic adaptor subunit encodes MRLQALLELLQRYWQVLKAAWAARAEMTTGERTAHERAFLPAALELQESPPHPAARLALWLLVAFLLIALVWACFGRIDVVAVAPGKLIVSARSKVVQPLEPGIIKSILVKEGQYVQAGQVLIELDATITGADSDKSFTAWLDAKLEALRAQALLAGIDGNQYPRLPVDPELPDNDAACRLKLSDTQRLALSQWQELQARLATIDADTARKQAEKAGIQEQVRKLEQTLPLVMERATDYKRLLRETVVSKHDFLEREQLRIETEQDLATQRRRLDELAEALNGNRRQREAAMAEFRRTQNDSLVRARERSQELAQEVIKAKRLYHQTRLTAPVSGYVQQLAVNTVGGVVTEAQPLLVVVPPEDTVEAEVMLENKDIGFVKAGQDAAVKIETFNYTKYGLIDGSVRTVSLDAIQDEKRGLIYAVRILLNQDSMRIEGRTVKLTPGMAVTAEIKTTQRRIMEYFLSPLIQHVSESLRER; translated from the coding sequence ATGCGTCTGCAAGCTTTGCTGGAACTGTTACAGCGGTATTGGCAGGTTCTGAAGGCGGCCTGGGCGGCCCGCGCGGAAATGACCACCGGGGAGCGCACGGCTCATGAACGTGCCTTTCTACCGGCTGCTCTTGAACTGCAGGAGTCGCCGCCCCATCCGGCCGCCCGCCTGGCCTTGTGGCTGCTGGTCGCGTTCCTGCTGATCGCCCTGGTGTGGGCCTGCTTCGGAAGGATTGATGTGGTAGCGGTCGCTCCGGGTAAGCTGATCGTTTCAGCCCGCAGCAAGGTGGTCCAGCCCCTGGAACCGGGTATTATCAAGAGCATTCTGGTAAAGGAGGGGCAGTACGTGCAGGCCGGACAGGTGCTTATCGAGCTCGATGCCACCATCACCGGAGCCGACAGCGACAAAAGCTTTACCGCCTGGCTGGACGCCAAGCTCGAAGCGCTGCGCGCCCAGGCCCTGCTGGCCGGCATCGACGGGAACCAGTATCCCCGGTTGCCTGTTGACCCTGAACTGCCCGATAATGATGCCGCCTGTCGGCTGAAGCTTTCCGATACGCAGCGGCTGGCGTTGAGCCAATGGCAGGAGTTGCAGGCCCGGCTGGCCACTATCGATGCCGACACAGCCCGCAAACAGGCCGAAAAGGCCGGCATTCAGGAGCAGGTCCGCAAGCTCGAGCAGACCCTCCCGCTGGTCATGGAGCGAGCCACCGATTACAAGCGCCTGCTTCGGGAAACTGTGGTGTCCAAGCATGATTTTCTGGAAAGGGAGCAACTGCGCATCGAGACGGAGCAGGATCTGGCCACGCAGCGCAGAAGGCTGGACGAACTGGCCGAGGCATTGAACGGCAACCGGCGCCAGCGGGAGGCCGCCATGGCGGAGTTCCGCCGCACCCAGAACGACAGCTTGGTAAGAGCCCGCGAACGATCCCAGGAGCTGGCGCAAGAGGTTATCAAGGCCAAACGCCTGTACCACCAGACGCGGCTGACGGCCCCGGTCAGCGGGTATGTCCAGCAACTGGCGGTCAACACGGTCGGCGGCGTGGTCACCGAAGCCCAGCCCCTGCTGGTGGTGGTGCCGCCGGAGGACACGGTCGAGGCTGAAGTCATGCTGGAGAACAAGGATATCGGTTTCGTCAAGGCCGGTCAGGATGCCGCCGTCAAGATCGAGACCTTCAACTACACCAAGTACGGCCTGATCGACGGGAGTGTCCGGACCGTCTCACTGGATGCCATCCAGGATGAAAAACGGGGGCTGATCTATGCCGTTCGCATCCTGCTCAATCAGGACAGCATGCGGATCGAGGGCAGAACCGTGAAGCTAACCCCTGGCATGGCTGTGACTGCCGAAATCAAAACCACCCAGAGGAGGATCATGGAGTATTTTCTCAGCCCTTTGATCCAGCATGTGTCAGAGAGTTTGAGGGAGAGATAG
- a CDS encoding Cache 3/Cache 2 fusion domain-containing protein: MLIRLLNKLKLRWKLLALVLPLVIVPIFVVAAVIGFIANHQAYLGVTQASKDDLRHMASFTIDLLDSHDRQFHDYRQDTSASLSAELASESFAALKKKIKNKKVGATGYIFCMDSKGTLKIHPDAEGVNISDARDTSGHLFVREMCEKKSGWIRYPWRNVGDEAPRMKIVRYEYFEPWDWIIAVGSYEDEFYRQANTIRDHILFSMCVLIMVVGLISVLLVLRAATLFTSPITHMIEVIRCVKRGNLQERMKVAGQDELAEMGTAFNRMTDIIRHNREMEASLAQQGKMASLGVLSSGVAHEINNPLGVILGYAGYLEGKMDECDPHYKYIHEIKRESKRCKKIVQDLLSYARTPRPVLEAVDLNDLLSQIVDFAENHTDMRGVTITTEFAAGLPPVELDGDQMRQVAINLILNAGGAMQNGGTLVVRTELCDLCYVHITFRDNGCGITAENLEKIFEPFYTTKERGTGLGLAITKQIIEQHHGEIRIESEPGSGTTVTVILPLEHEEL; the protein is encoded by the coding sequence ATGCTGATTCGCCTGCTCAACAAACTGAAACTGCGCTGGAAATTGCTGGCTCTGGTATTGCCGCTGGTGATCGTGCCGATTTTCGTGGTGGCAGCCGTGATCGGCTTCATCGCCAACCACCAGGCCTATCTGGGGGTCACCCAGGCCAGCAAGGACGACCTCCGGCACATGGCCTCCTTCACCATCGATCTGCTCGATTCGCACGACCGGCAGTTTCACGACTACCGGCAGGACACCTCGGCCAGCCTGTCCGCCGAGCTGGCTTCCGAATCCTTTGCGGCCCTGAAGAAAAAGATCAAGAACAAGAAGGTGGGAGCCACGGGCTACATCTTCTGCATGGACAGCAAAGGCACCCTGAAGATCCATCCGGACGCGGAAGGGGTCAACATTTCCGATGCACGGGACACCAGCGGCCATCTTTTCGTCCGCGAAATGTGCGAGAAAAAGAGCGGCTGGATCAGGTATCCCTGGAGAAACGTCGGCGATGAAGCGCCCCGCATGAAAATAGTCCGCTACGAATACTTCGAGCCCTGGGACTGGATCATCGCGGTCGGCTCCTATGAAGATGAATTCTATCGCCAGGCCAACACCATCAGGGACCATATCCTGTTCAGCATGTGCGTCCTGATCATGGTGGTGGGCCTGATCTCGGTCCTGCTGGTTCTGCGGGCCGCAACCCTGTTCACCAGCCCCATTACGCACATGATCGAGGTAATCCGGTGCGTCAAGCGCGGAAATCTGCAGGAGCGGATGAAGGTCGCCGGCCAGGACGAGCTGGCCGAAATGGGCACCGCTTTCAACCGCATGACCGATATCATCCGGCACAACCGGGAAATGGAGGCCAGCCTGGCTCAGCAGGGCAAGATGGCTTCGCTGGGCGTGCTTTCATCGGGTGTGGCCCACGAGATCAACAATCCCCTGGGGGTCATTCTGGGCTACGCTGGCTACCTGGAAGGCAAGATGGACGAATGCGATCCGCACTACAAATACATCCACGAAATCAAACGGGAGAGCAAGCGCTGCAAGAAGATCGTCCAGGACCTGCTCTCCTATGCACGCACTCCCCGGCCGGTCCTGGAGGCTGTCGACCTGAACGATCTGCTGAGCCAGATCGTGGATTTCGCCGAGAATCACACCGATATGAGGGGTGTGACCATCACGACCGAGTTCGCAGCGGGACTCCCTCCTGTGGAACTGGATGGCGACCAGATGCGGCAGGTGGCCATCAACCTGATCCTGAACGCCGGCGGCGCAATGCAGAACGGGGGCACGCTGGTGGTGCGGACCGAACTGTGCGATCTGTGTTATGTCCATATCACCTTCCGCGATAATGGCTGCGGCATTACGGCGGAGAACCTGGAAAAGATATTCGAACCGTTTTACACCACCAAGGAGCGGGGCACCGGCCTGGGATTGGCCATCACCAAACAGATCATCGAGCAGCACCACGGAGAGATCCGGATCGAAAGCGAACCGGGCAGCGGCACGACCGTAACCGTAATCCTTCCCCTTGAGCATGAGGAATTATAG
- a CDS encoding DUF58 domain-containing protein, whose amino-acid sequence MRIGTSGALYIALTLLLGFSAINTGNNLLFLVVAGLLAFMSVTGLAGMFNLRKLTPELLPPAEIFAGTLAPFRLRLHNTKRYIPSFLIRLEVSGGGSVTIPMILAGSSADGTVGLAFPVRGYAGVRSVVLSSPFPVNFFIRSRIFPLDPNCIIFPRLLSGMAVDPGREAERAGQAARQAHGLDGELESITGYSGREPLRMIHWKHTARTDELLVKEFGLLTAPPLFIELDALAGTTLEDRISHAAWLVQHWAGQRPVGLRLSDRSVPAGMGQHHRLFLLKELALYGND is encoded by the coding sequence GTGAGAATCGGGACGTCCGGCGCACTGTATATCGCCCTTACGCTGCTGCTCGGTTTTTCCGCCATCAATACGGGAAACAACCTGCTGTTCCTGGTCGTGGCGGGACTGCTCGCCTTCATGTCGGTCACCGGGCTGGCCGGCATGTTCAATCTTCGGAAGCTGACCCCCGAACTCCTGCCGCCGGCAGAGATCTTCGCCGGTACCCTGGCCCCCTTTCGCCTGCGTCTCCATAACACCAAACGATACATTCCTTCATTTCTCATCCGGCTGGAGGTTTCCGGCGGGGGGAGTGTCACGATTCCGATGATACTGGCTGGAAGTTCGGCCGACGGCACGGTGGGGCTGGCGTTTCCGGTACGGGGATATGCTGGTGTCAGGAGTGTGGTGCTGAGTTCGCCCTTTCCGGTCAATTTCTTTATTCGCAGCCGGATCTTTCCGCTGGATCCGAACTGCATCATATTTCCGCGGCTGCTGTCCGGTATGGCGGTCGATCCGGGACGCGAGGCTGAGCGTGCCGGCCAGGCCGCCCGGCAGGCGCACGGCCTTGACGGAGAATTGGAAAGCATCACAGGGTATTCCGGCCGGGAGCCGCTCAGGATGATCCACTGGAAGCACACGGCACGCACTGACGAACTGCTGGTAAAGGAATTCGGGCTGCTGACCGCACCTCCGCTGTTCATCGAACTGGATGCGCTGGCAGGCACTACCCTCGAAGACCGTATTTCGCATGCGGCCTGGCTGGTGCAGCACTGGGCCGGCCAGCGGCCGGTGGGGCTCAGGCTGTCCGA
- a CDS encoding MMPL family transporter yields the protein MSHKPSRLFAFVARRPRLILALALLLSVLSVVYTKHSMKFLTGRDDLMPKTAPFQVDYRAYRQEFGDQEEIVVVIESDDAEKTARCGDAIFERLNREKGVFREVFYPGGLPFFRKNGLLFMPVEEIRALRHTLTMAAPVLKDLAAAPSVQTLFTSLTRQIDDYLAHPDPEKLQSLTFMLTTLDKGFKSFDGKSSGLSMDSFLKGSADGKPGTLENAGKQQVITVLPVKEKGNFVPGEKAIKAVRAAMDEVLKKPEHKGVTAGLTGVPVLEYEEMATSQHDIEIATALSLSLTVILLLFAFRGLLNVIAAMVSLIVGICLSFGFATLTIGHLNILSMVFAIMLIGLGIEYGIQVVLRYQEERASGSEEMQAIETGLSANIRSIVMAAATVALAFATFALTDFKGIAELGIIAAGGVMICVVSTFTVLPAMLILLKPFRKKTRRATPETLQSSDHPLMRLLFGHPRTVTVVTALLSLACIYPTLKTRFDYNLMNLQARGLQSVQYAYKLMASKENSGYFAVVTARDRQEAEQLTQRLEKLPAVDHVVSLLALVPDQQPAKLAELKALQQVMADVKPVPYQENLQVMELPTVFENFRDRVAKLEQVLKSGQAAEAKPVGAFLVTLDGFFKSLESEKDRNALGMLREFQGSMFAALPDKLAMMKESLQASEVREEDVPQQLKQRFVGKSGVYMLQVAPKKEIFEHEPLAEFVAQVKQVAPHATGEPIQVFGSLTILRDSYLKAFCYAFIGIAVILLINFKSVRFALIGALPLVSGLLLMVGGMWLAGVRFNSANIIVLPLILGVGIDSAIYIINRYRQGSESPARVAVSSAGIGVFLNALTILFSFGALMVARHQGVFSIGAVMSFGMLASVAVFLVFLPALLQLWGKR from the coding sequence GTGTCCCACAAACCGAGCCGCCTGTTCGCTTTCGTAGCCCGCCGGCCCCGTCTGATCCTGGCGCTGGCCCTGCTGCTTTCGGTCCTGTCTGTTGTCTATACCAAGCACAGTATGAAGTTTCTGACCGGCCGCGACGACCTGATGCCGAAGACTGCACCGTTCCAGGTGGACTACCGCGCCTATCGCCAGGAATTCGGCGACCAGGAAGAGATCGTCGTGGTGATCGAATCGGACGATGCCGAAAAAACCGCCCGCTGTGGCGATGCCATCTTCGAGCGCCTGAATCGGGAAAAAGGTGTCTTCCGGGAAGTATTCTACCCCGGGGGGCTCCCCTTCTTCCGCAAGAACGGCCTGCTGTTCATGCCAGTGGAGGAGATCCGCGCACTGCGCCATACCCTGACCATGGCCGCGCCGGTGCTGAAGGACCTGGCCGCAGCCCCCTCGGTGCAGACCCTCTTTACCAGCCTGACCCGCCAGATCGACGACTACCTGGCCCATCCCGATCCGGAAAAGCTCCAAAGCCTGACTTTCATGTTGACCACTCTCGACAAGGGTTTCAAGTCCTTTGACGGCAAATCGAGCGGTCTCTCGATGGACTCCTTCCTCAAGGGCAGCGCCGACGGCAAGCCGGGCACGCTGGAGAACGCCGGCAAGCAGCAGGTGATCACCGTTCTGCCGGTCAAGGAGAAGGGTAATTTCGTGCCGGGCGAAAAGGCCATCAAAGCGGTTCGGGCAGCGATGGACGAGGTGCTCAAGAAACCGGAGCACAAAGGGGTCACCGCCGGCCTGACCGGCGTGCCGGTCCTGGAATACGAAGAGATGGCTACGAGCCAGCATGATATCGAGATCGCTACAGCACTCTCGCTGTCCCTGACCGTGATCCTGCTGCTGTTCGCCTTCAGGGGGCTGTTGAACGTGATTGCCGCCATGGTCTCGCTGATCGTCGGCATCTGCCTCTCCTTCGGCTTTGCCACCCTGACGATCGGCCACCTCAATATCCTCTCCATGGTCTTTGCCATCATGCTGATCGGCTTGGGGATCGAGTACGGCATCCAGGTGGTGCTGCGCTACCAGGAAGAGCGCGCTTCCGGCTCCGAAGAGATGCAGGCCATCGAGACCGGGCTTTCCGCCAACATACGCTCGATCGTCATGGCAGCCGCCACAGTGGCCCTGGCCTTTGCCACCTTTGCCCTCACCGATTTCAAGGGCATCGCCGAACTGGGCATCATTGCCGCCGGCGGAGTGATGATCTGCGTCGTTTCCACCTTCACGGTCCTGCCGGCCATGCTGATACTGCTGAAACCATTCCGCAAGAAAACCCGCCGGGCCACCCCCGAGACGCTCCAGTCCTCCGACCACCCGCTGATGCGCCTGCTGTTCGGGCATCCGCGAACAGTGACAGTCGTCACGGCACTCCTGTCGCTGGCCTGCATCTATCCGACCCTCAAGACGCGCTTCGACTACAACCTGATGAACCTGCAGGCCAGGGGGCTGCAATCGGTACAGTATGCCTACAAGCTGATGGCCAGCAAGGAAAACTCGGGGTATTTCGCGGTGGTCACGGCACGTGACCGTCAGGAAGCGGAGCAGCTGACGCAGCGGCTGGAGAAGCTGCCGGCCGTGGACCATGTGGTCAGCCTGCTGGCCCTGGTTCCGGATCAGCAGCCGGCCAAGCTGGCTGAACTGAAAGCCCTGCAGCAGGTCATGGCCGATGTCAAGCCGGTCCCCTATCAGGAAAACCTGCAGGTAATGGAGCTGCCTACGGTTTTCGAGAACTTCCGCGACCGGGTGGCCAAACTGGAACAGGTGCTCAAGAGTGGGCAGGCAGCCGAGGCCAAGCCGGTGGGCGCCTTCCTGGTCACTCTGGACGGTTTCTTCAAATCGCTTGAAAGCGAAAAAGATCGCAACGCTCTGGGCATGCTGCGGGAGTTCCAGGGGAGCATGTTCGCGGCCCTGCCGGACAAGCTGGCCATGATGAAGGAGAGCCTGCAGGCCTCGGAGGTACGGGAAGAGGATGTGCCGCAGCAGCTCAAGCAGCGTTTTGTGGGCAAGAGCGGCGTCTACATGCTGCAGGTGGCGCCCAAGAAGGAAATCTTCGAGCATGAGCCGCTGGCGGAATTCGTTGCGCAGGTGAAACAGGTCGCTCCCCATGCCACCGGCGAACCGATCCAGGTGTTCGGGTCGCTGACCATCCTGCGCGATTCCTACCTCAAGGCTTTCTGCTACGCCTTTATCGGCATCGCCGTAATCCTGCTGATCAATTTCAAGAGTGTCCGTTTTGCCCTGATCGGCGCCCTTCCGCTCGTCTCCGGGCTGCTGCTGATGGTCGGGGGGATGTGGCTGGCCGGCGTCAGGTTCAACTCGGCCAACATCATCGTGCTGCCGCTGATCCTGGGGGTCGGCATCGACTCTGCCATCTACATCATCAACCGCTACCGCCAGGGGAGCGAGTCACCTGCCCGGGTAGCCGTGAGCAGCGCCGGGATCGGCGTCTTCCTGAACGCCCTGACGATCCTGTTCAGCTTCGGCGCCCTGATGGTGGCCCGTCACCAGGGGGTCTTCAGTATCGGCGCGGTCATGTCTTTCGGCATGCTGGCCAGCGTAGCGGTTTTTCTGGTGTTCCTGCCGGCGCTGCTGCAGTTGTGGGGGAAACGGTGA
- a CDS encoding sigma-54 dependent transcriptional regulator yields the protein MSQKKRILLIDNEAGLCRMMEQVLLDNGYLAKAFTDPRKALEEFLPNAWDLVITDIKMPGMSGLEVLQKVKEQSRDLPVMMITAYATVDMSIQALRKGAYDMLTKPFEPEELIYRVKNALQQSHLLEENRELRQELRGQFSFENIIGTSGGLKEVLGKVGKIAVRDTSVLITGESGSGKELIAQAIHYNSPRHERKFVAINCAALPETLLESELFGYKKGAFTGAKENRQGLLEAADGGTFFLDEVGNLPMNVQKTLLRFLQEKEFIRLGDTTPTRVDVRLLSATNADLKQAVKDGTFREDLFYRLNVVNIHLPSLRERTEDIPQLAAHFIRLQNQKFGTSVKGFEREAMQVLCEYDWPGNIRQLRNVIEACMAMVGAGEDFICRETLDQFIDTDGAPRENIPVAAAGASELPFNAALERFEADLLRSLLKRHGGNIDSAAREAGMNMATMYRKIKKHGIKREEYL from the coding sequence ATGTCCCAAAAGAAACGCATACTGCTGATCGACAACGAAGCCGGCCTGTGCCGCATGATGGAGCAGGTGCTGCTGGACAACGGCTATCTGGCCAAGGCCTTCACGGACCCCCGGAAAGCGCTGGAGGAGTTCCTGCCCAACGCATGGGATCTGGTGATCACCGACATCAAAATGCCGGGCATGAGCGGACTGGAGGTGCTGCAGAAGGTCAAGGAGCAGTCCCGGGACCTGCCGGTGATGATGATCACCGCTTATGCCACGGTGGACATGTCGATCCAGGCGTTGCGCAAGGGCGCCTACGATATGCTCACCAAGCCGTTCGAGCCGGAGGAGTTGATCTACCGCGTCAAGAACGCCCTGCAGCAGTCGCACCTGCTGGAGGAAAACCGCGAGCTGCGCCAGGAATTGAGGGGGCAGTTCAGTTTCGAAAACATCATCGGAACATCCGGCGGGCTCAAGGAGGTACTCGGCAAGGTCGGCAAAATTGCGGTACGCGACACCTCGGTCCTGATCACCGGAGAATCGGGCTCGGGCAAGGAGCTGATCGCCCAGGCGATCCATTACAACTCTCCCCGGCACGAGCGCAAGTTCGTGGCAATCAACTGCGCCGCTCTGCCGGAGACCCTGCTGGAAAGCGAACTGTTCGGCTACAAAAAGGGGGCCTTTACCGGCGCCAAGGAAAATCGTCAGGGGCTACTTGAGGCGGCCGACGGCGGCACCTTTTTTCTGGACGAAGTCGGCAATCTGCCGATGAACGTGCAGAAGACGCTGCTGCGCTTCTTGCAGGAAAAGGAATTCATCCGCCTGGGGGACACTACCCCCACCAGGGTGGATGTACGGCTGCTCTCCGCCACCAATGCCGACCTGAAGCAGGCCGTCAAGGACGGAACATTCAGGGAGGACCTGTTCTATCGCCTGAATGTGGTCAACATCCACCTGCCTTCATTGCGGGAGCGCACCGAAGACATCCCTCAACTGGCGGCGCACTTCATCAGGCTGCAGAACCAGAAATTCGGCACCTCGGTCAAGGGCTTCGAGCGGGAGGCCATGCAGGTCCTGTGCGAATATGACTGGCCCGGCAATATCCGTCAGCTCAGGAACGTGATCGAGGCCTGCATGGCAATGGTGGGCGCAGGCGAGGATTTCATCTGCCGGGAAACGCTGGATCAGTTCATCGACACGGATGGCGCCCCCCGGGAAAACATACCGGTCGCGGCCGCCGGAGCGAGCGAACTCCCCTTCAATGCGGCGCTGGAAAGATTCGAAGCTGATTTGCTGAGGAGTCTTCTGAAACGGCATGGCGGGAATATCGATTCAGCTGCCCGCGAAGCGGGTATGAACATGGCTACCATGTACCGCAAGATCAAGAAGCACGGGATCAAACGCGAGGAATACCTGTAA